One genomic segment of Methanocalculus alkaliphilus includes these proteins:
- a CDS encoding DUF4177 domain-containing protein: protein MQKYEYRCVAILGMGEKTTRILNEYGQQGWELVDVVWIWHYFKRPLKS, encoded by the coding sequence ATGCAGAAGTATGAGTACAGATGTGTTGCAATTCTTGGTATGGGAGAGAAGACCACGAGGATACTCAATGAGTATGGTCAGCAGGGGTGGGAGCTGGTTGATGTTGTCTGGATCTGGCATTATTTCAAAAGGCCGCTTAAATCCTGA